The following are encoded together in the Pygocentrus nattereri isolate fPygNat1 chromosome 3, fPygNat1.pri, whole genome shotgun sequence genome:
- the ceacam1 gene encoding carcinoembryonic antigen-related cell adhesion molecule 1, with the protein MECKFVSCFISVLIIYITGVSTVALVPSANPVAAGGNITLSVNPAISISAGTWLFQSSILAFWYPGNFILGDVYAGRVSFDSLTLQLSLHSVQTNDSGLYVLQGVTPKVRAEITLSVQEPITNVSLTASKTDLVEFNDSVLFTCSAYGTPLAFSWYKGSSVVTAGVNVQLSNDGSVLTISNVTRYDMGPFTCVVANNISNGTSRSIYLNISYGPSNLTMTVLPEKMGYISGSNITLSCSADSSPPALFYWSYNDISLNKTGQTLQLLNASQNKTGTYACTAHNTVTLRYATATKPTRIIDAVSAAEAKAVNDVPIFNMSFMLTCEVMGPVDSVYWMKDSLYLYSDSKISLSNQNKTLSFSQLGLADDGKYQCVASNIVSNKTSMAYTLAVNYGPWNVSISGPAIAQKDSSITLNCSASSHPPSGYSWYFNGSRVAEGAVYETGPLSLNSSGEYTCIAHNNITGNNGSAVWNLTVIVGISSVAVTPSMPIPLASKGLQLFCNITGDYNSISWLKDNGTFSPTPTVTISADNATVDFLPLQISDDGAYQCTATNIVGKHVSKPYMLTANYGPVDLRITATKDIILTCEAKSQPPSVYHWIFNNDNGVGEGPTIAVPLMTPVGSSYTCVARNPLTNVTLSGSYTISDYSAASPLQPSALMAAFHLLALTLLALQL; encoded by the exons GCGTGTCCACTGTGGCCCTGGTTCCCTCTGCAAATCCCGTGGCTGCCGGTGGAAACATCACTTTGAGTGTGAATCCCGCGATATCCATCAGCGCTGGAACCTGGCTGTTTCAAAGCTCCATCCTGGCCTTCTGGTACCCTGGCAATTTCATCCTGGGAGATGTGTACGCAGGCCGAGTCTCCTTCGACTCCTTAACGCTGCAGCTCTCCTTACACTCAGTACAAACCAACGACTCAGGCCTCTATGTGCTGCAAGGCGTGACTCCCAAAGTACGAGCGGAGATCACGCTGTCCGTCCAGG AGCCGATCACTAACGTGTCTCTGACAGCGAGTAAGACAGATCTGGTGGAGTTTAATGACAGCGTCTTGTTCACCTGCTCGGCCTACGGCACACCACTGGCATTCTCCTGGTATAAAGGCAGCTCTGTGGTCACCGCAGGGGTCAACGTTCAGCTCAGTAATGACGGAAGTGTGCTCACTATTAGCAACGTGACAAGATATGACATGGGTCCTTTCACCTGCGTTGTGGCAAACAACATCAGTAATGGGACGAGCAGGTCAATTTACCTCAACATCAGCT ATGGTCCCAGCAACCTCACAATGACAGTCTTGCCAGAGAAGATGGGATATATTTCAGGATCAAACATCACTCTGTCCTGCTCTGCTGACTCCAGTCCTCCAGCGTTGTTCTACTGGTCCTACAACGACATTTCTCTTAATAAAACTGGACAAACTTTACAGCTTTTAAACGCCTCTCAGAACAAGACAGGAACCTACGCCTGCACTGCCCACAACACGGTCACTCTGAGATACGCTACTGCCACCAAACCCACCCGCATCATTG ACGCAGTGTCAGCTGCTGAAGCGAAGGCTGTTAATGACGTGCCCATATTCAACATGTCCTTCATGCTGACCTGTGAGGTCATGGGGCCTGTGGACTCCGTTTACTGGATGAAGGACAGCTTGTACCTCTATTCTGACAGCaaaatctctctctccaaccAAAACAAGACACTCTCATTCAGCCAGCTGGGTCTCGCTGACGATGGAAAGTACCAGTGTGTAGCCAGCAACATTGTGAGCAACAAGACCAGCATGGCCTACACGCTAGCGGTCAACT ATGGCCCATGGAACGTTTCCATATCGGGTCCAGCCATAGCACAGAAAGATTCTAGCATAACGCTAAACTGCTCGGCCTCCTCGCACCCTCCCAGTGGCTACAGCTGGTACTTCAACGGCTCCCGGGTGGCGGAGGGCGCCGTATACGAGACTGGACCTCTCTCGTTAAACAGCAGCGGAGAATACACCTGCATCGCACACAATAACATCACAGGCAACAACGGCAGCGCTGTGTGGAACTTGACTGTCATTG TGGGCATCTCCTCAGTGGCGGTGACCCCCAGCATGCCCATCCCTCTGGCCTCCAAAGGTCTCCAGCTCTTCTGTAACATAACTGGCGATTACAACAGCATCTCATGGCTAAAAGACAACGGGACATTCAGTCCAACACCCACGGTCACCATTTCAGCGGACAACGCCACTGTAGACTTCCTACCTCTGCAGATCTCTGATGATGGAGCGTATCAATGTACCGCCACAAATATTGTTGGAAAACACGTTAGCAAACCATACATGCTGACTGCTAACT ATGGGCCTGTGGACCTGAGGATCACAGCTACGAAGGACATCATACTAACCTGTGAAGCCAAGTCTCAACCTCCAAGTGTCTATCACTGGATCTTCAACAACGATAATGGCGTCGGAGAGGGTCCCACAATAGCTGTCCCCCTTATGACTCCAGTGGGCAGCAGCTACACATGTGTGGCCAGAAACCCCCTGACCAACGTCACACTTTCGGGTAGCTATACTATCTCAG ATTATAGCGCAGCGTCTCCTCTTCAGCCCAGTGCGCTGATGGCTGCTTTCCATCTACTCGCTCTCACTCTGTTGGCTCtgcagctgtga